TCCTTGGAGTTGGGCCTCTCGCTAGGGATCTGTGTCAAACCTTGCTAGCAAAGCGATCTGGCTTCACCGAAGTGGTTGGGTTTTTGGACAAGGACGCCAGTCGCGTGGGTGAGCGACTAGTGAATCCCAGTATTATTGGAACCTATGATCAATTGTTTGAGATCGCCGAGCGGTATCAAGTGCATACCGTTGCCGTCTGCTTGGAAGACCGGCGTGCGGTGCTGCCTGTTCAGACTCTTCTGGATATGAAGGCGATGGGTAGGGATGTGGTTGATGGTCACTATCTATATGAGGAGGAGTCCGGGCGGTTATCGATTGACCATCTCAAGCCTAGTGCGTTGATCTTTTCAACTGGTTTTCGCCGTCGTCTTCTCACAATGTTGTTGAAGCGAGCGTTAGACGTGGTCGTGGCGATTGTTGGAATTCTCGCATTGTTGCCTTTGGTCCTGTTGTTGTCTGTCCTTATTAAGGTGGATTCCGCTGGTCCGGTATTTTATCGGCAAATGCGAGTGGGATTGCGGGGCCGCCCCTACATGATTTGGAAGTTCAGGTCTATGCGTCAGGATGCTGAGCAGAGCGGCGCACGATGGGCTTCAAGTGAAGATCCCCGTGTATCAAGGGTTGGTCGTTGGATCAGAAAATGGAGATTGGATGAACTCCCCCAATTGATCAACGTTCTGAAAGGCGAAATGAGTTTAGTCGGTCCCAGACCTGAGCGACCGGTATTTGTTCAGGAGTTGAGGAATACCATCCCTTATTACGATTTGAGGCATACAGTTCGTCCAGGAATTACCGGGTGGGCACAGACTCGTTTTCGTTATGGCGCCTCGAAAGAGGATTCGCACGTTAAGCTGCAATACGACTTATTCTATGTCAAGAATCTTTCCCTAGCGCTGGATTTCCGCATCGTCGTTCATACCGGCAAGGTTATGTTTATGGGCGAGGGGGCGCGTTAGAGGGAGACATGCCTGATACAATTCCCAAACATTGCCTTTCATTCGATGTGGAGGAGCATTTTCAAGTCTCTGCCTTCGAATCTCCCATGAGGAGACGACATTGGGATCAATATGAAAGCCGTGTCGAAGGTAACACTGAACTGCTGCTGGAGCTATTGGGTAATAGACGAGTGCGTGCAACATTTTTTGTGCTTGGATGGGTGGCGGAGAGGTGCCCATCCTTAGTTCGTCGCATTGCATCAGAGGGACATGAAGTGGCCTCGCATGGGTATGCCCATGAACTCATAACTGCTCAAACCCCGGTTGTCTTCCGTGAGGATATTCGAAGAGCCAAAGGCATTCTGGAAAGTATCCTATCAAAACCCGTGTTGGGCTATCGCGCACCGAGTTTTTCTATTACAAAAGATACTATGTGGGCAACTCAAATTCTCGTCGAAGAGGGGTATAGCTACGATTCGAGCATATTTCCTGTGTTGCATGATCGCTATGGGGTACCTTCTGCAAATCCAGAGGTGCATCAATTGTTGACGGCGTCTGGTCTCCTGTGGGAAGTGCCCCCTTCAACGGTGAGGTGTCTAGGCGTGCGTGTACCGGTAGCCGGGGGAGGGTATTTCCGGTTGTACCCATATGCGCTGCTGCGAACGTTGCTGCGTAAATTGGAAGGTGAAGGCTCTTCCTTAGTTATGTATATGCATCCATGGGAGTTTGATCCAAATCAACCGAGAATGGAAGGCTCTGTGGTCTCACGTCTTCGACACTATATGAACCTTGATAAGACGCAAGATCGATTACGAGCGCTCCTCCAAGATTTTTCATTCGCGCCGATACGAGAAGTGTTTCCTCAAACTGCACAGCGCCGGGGTGTAGAAGTTGGTGCGGCCATCGGAGCGGGAGGAAATTCCGTCTCTGCAGCTTCATCGGATGTACTACGCAATTGAGGTTGGGACTCTGTTGTCATTTGCAGGAATGTAAGGACCTGCACTGCTGGTAGTGAAAAGTCTAAAGCTCCTGACTCAGTGTAGATGGATTCTTCTATCGTGTGAATTTTAGAAAAGCGTGTTGCAGCTCTTGGGCTAGTCAGCTTCTCTCCCATGCCAATCCTGTTTGTCTGTTTATTCATTGAGAACGTCCTTGACAGACGTACGACTATCTGCTCGCCATAAATCCATGGGGCATGGCTATGAGCAGCACATCTCCCAGAGGGACGGGCGTCTTTCTCGGTTGTGCTACTCTTGTAATGAGGTCATTGCCGGATCTGTCCCGGGAAGCGATATGGTAGGCAGTGGACCGAACCAACTGATTTATGGGCTGCGCAACGAGCCTGCTATCCCATTGTGACATCCTGCGATTTGGAGTGATCATGGAGTCTGCGGTAGCGCAAGAAAGTTCCTGTCCCTTGGTCATTGAGCCCCGCGAAGGGTATGTTCAGATTGGTTGGCGAGAGTTGTGGGACGCTCGAGAGTT
This window of the Nitrospira sp. genome carries:
- a CDS encoding TIGR03013 family PEP-CTERM/XrtA system glycosyltransferase, giving the protein MNSSSKSDQETRLEPLLARQPLVSVSVSFPKFTRRVLILGVGPLARDLCQTLLAKRSGFTEVVGFLDKDASRVGERLVNPSIIGTYDQLFEIAERYQVHTVAVCLEDRRAVLPVQTLLDMKAMGRDVVDGHYLYEEESGRLSIDHLKPSALIFSTGFRRRLLTMLLKRALDVVVAIVGILALLPLVLLLSVLIKVDSAGPVFYRQMRVGLRGRPYMIWKFRSMRQDAEQSGARWASSEDPRVSRVGRWIRKWRLDELPQLINVLKGEMSLVGPRPERPVFVQELRNTIPYYDLRHTVRPGITGWAQTRFRYGASKEDSHVKLQYDLFYVKNLSLALDFRIVVHTGKVMFMGEGAR
- a CDS encoding DUF3473 domain-containing protein, producing the protein MPDTIPKHCLSFDVEEHFQVSAFESPMRRRHWDQYESRVEGNTELLLELLGNRRVRATFFVLGWVAERCPSLVRRIASEGHEVASHGYAHELITAQTPVVFREDIRRAKGILESILSKPVLGYRAPSFSITKDTMWATQILVEEGYSYDSSIFPVLHDRYGVPSANPEVHQLLTASGLLWEVPPSTVRCLGVRVPVAGGGYFRLYPYALLRTLLRKLEGEGSSLVMYMHPWEFDPNQPRMEGSVVSRLRHYMNLDKTQDRLRALLQDFSFAPIREVFPQTAQRRGVEVGAAIGAGGNSVSAASSDVLRN